CCCTGAGCTTATCTGACTTTTTGTTTAGTCGTCTTCTGTTGGTTCCTAgaagcttcccaatagtttttttgttcttttgtttgtcctgtctttgtcttttatgttggttttggcttctcatttcagccatagttgtgtcctcctgcctttccaatgcttccatttctttgggatatatctgtcactcagctcccaaattgctcccagaaactccagccattgctgctacgTTGTCACTCCTAACTTTTCCCTCCCAAACacgtttggccagctcctctgttacagaaacatggagaagttcagtacagaaacaagctatttggcccatctggtcaatgccaaaaaaaatttaagctgtctaatgcaacgacctgcactgggaacatcgccctccatacccctaccatacaGGTACCTATCAAACTTCCCTTAATTGAGAAATCGAGttcatattcaccacttgtgctggcatctctttccacactctcacgaccatttcagtaaaCAGCTTTCCCAAATGTTCCTGTTAAATTTTCACcatccccacttacccatgacctctggttgtcatcctacCCACCCTCAGttgaaaaagctgcttgcatttacccgatctataccctcataattttgtagacttctaacaaatcctcagagcaatgtaaaatttccttgtttatgtttagagccttttttaggttTATGAAATGATGAGGgatgttgatcgtgtggatagccagatgtTTGTTACATCGGCCTTTATAAATCTAAGTATAGAGTATaacagttggaatgtaatggtgaaggGGTATTAGACATTGttaagactgaatttggagtattctgtgcagttttggtcacctaattacaggaaggatattaataaggttgaaagagtgcagagaaggtttacaaggatgttgctgggacttgagaaggtgagttacagagaaagattgaatgggttaggactttgttccctggaatgtaggagaatgaggggtgatttgatagaggtgtataaaattatgataggtatagatagagtgaatgcaagcaggctttttccactgaggccaggggagaaaaaaaaacagaggtcatgggttaagggtgaagggggaaaagtttaaagggaacattagggggtgcttcttcactcagagagtggtgggagtgtggaatgagctgccagatgaagtagtgaatgcggactcacttttgacatttaagaaaaacttggacaggtatatggatgagatgggtttggagagatatggcccaggtgcaggtcagtgggactaggcagaaaaatggttctgcaTAGCCatgaagggccaaaagacctgtttctgtgctgtaatgttccatggttctatAGTTGAAATTTCCCAGGgaagaaatggctaacatgagggggcatcattttaagctgCATGGAAGTAGATACCAAGGGGATTTTGGGGtaagattttacacagagagtggtgggtgcgagAAATGCACTGCCggatatttgtgtgagagtgcttcagttactgtggggccagcaaCCCATGCAACTCAGttggaacagggaataataccaatggcgagagtcaaactgagccaggtcaccaattgaagatggcagaaatgccccattcttatagagacaggaggagcatcagagagtttgatggtcatttcaGATACCAGCAAtctgcccagttagaagatgatttctctctccaacttgggatgAACtttactgtaacagtgtgatgtcagatcacaccttgacaactcaagtgatctcatatgaaatgttgtcctaccccattgatggattttgtaaatcttttttacaggttaaaaatgtaaaggaatttgtctacgggaatctcaaacacaactcaccagttttgctgtctttgtccagatatttaagaagtgcagCAAGGGTTTCAcacgatcatccttcctgctcagacggtggggagggattcactcgattgtccttcctgctcagactgtatggagggattcactctgtcatgtaACTGACTGGCACACCCATCGTTTTACATGggagttcacctgctcagacagtgggaatggattcactcggtcatttcaactgaaggtacttcagcaagttcacactgggcagaggctggacaTCTGCTGAacttgtgggaaaggattcactcggtcatctgacctaatggctcaccagcgagttcacaccagggagtggccgttcacctgctcagactctgggaagggattcactcggtcatctgaagtaatggctcaccagcgagttcacactggggagaggccgttcatctgctcagaatgtggaaagggattcatttTGCCATctaaactgaagatacatcagagagttcacactggagagaggccattcacctgctcagattgtgggaagggattcactcagtcatcctacctactggtacaccagtcagttcacactggggaaagggcgttcacttgctcagagtgtgggaaaggatttactcaatcatccaccctaatggctcaccagcgagttcatagTGGGGagcggctgttcacctgctcggactgtgggagggggttcACTCGGTCatataaactgaaggtacatcagcgagttcacactggagagaggccattcacctgctcggactgtgggaagggattcactcagtcatctgtactgaagttacatcagcgagttcacactggggagcggccgttcacctgctcagactgtgggaagggattcacttgctcatctcaactgaaggtacatcagcgagttcatactggggagaggccgttcacctgttcagtctgtgggaagggattcactttgtcacctcacctactgagacaccagttagttcacactggggagtggccattcacttgctcagtctgtggaaagggattcactgaatcatctgtcctgcagagacaccaatcagttcacactggcaagtggcagttcacctgctcagactgtgggaagggattcaatcgGTCATCTCACCTGCTGTTACACCAGTCAGCCCATACAGGGAAagggccgttcacctgctcagtctgtgggaagggtttcatttcatcatctcaactgaagatacatcagcgatttcacaccggggagaggcctttctcttgcacagactgtgggaagggattcactatgtcatctcatctgaaggtacaccagcgagttcacactggggagaggccattcacttgctcagactgtgggaagggattcacttcgtcatctcaactgaaggtacatcagagagttcacactggggagaggccattcacctgctcagactgtgggaagggattcactcggacatatcaactacagagacaccagcgagttcacactgggtagaggccaaTTTCATGCTCAGACTTTGGGAAAAAATTCTCTCAGCTAAATCAACCAATGTATATCACTGTTGACACTGGGGATAttccgttcacctgctgtgaatgtgggaaccaATTCACTCAGTGAACTAACCTTATGTAGCTCTTGCTTTGGCTAGTAGCTTAATATAACGGGTGATAGACCCCAGCCTGGCTAAACTTAAGAAATATCATTTggatggatgctgtgtgatgtgtcccctgCTACAAATCAGAACCCTGAAATAACAGTaaacaatatgtgattaaacaattgagctttgtaATTCATACTTTGaccagagggttagtaaagaaaacaaatttaagaaaaagaaaaaggaccCACTCTCTCCATTTGCATTTTCTCAtttctccctggcaaaagaccatgaaaatctctcttccagactcacaagaaagaacatttctgtcattggatagcCCCATAGTCGTagcctaaacattgctgctactgagaaaccattacctcagctggGAAACTTTACTGAGAGGtccttacattagcagtgaaaccttacagcatgtaagacttgtgacacactactgggttcacactggggagaaagtttcaatgagctgcatgctggatatttgtccatcaccattgctgaatgcaacTTCGAgactgactgtcggtgctgaactctgcaattattgctgctgctcaccacacccagttctgcaccctggtcactgggcatgggaggagtttcttctgctgcacattcacctttaatgggactggagtttaatattctggatctgagacaaataaatcaattatattttaaactctgtctctggtacttactgaatttataacacacctagtgtacagtagagagtcaactcaagCCAGCTGGACGCTGCCAGTGATTCAGTTCCAtgacagtccttttaaatcctctcctgttgttcatctctcactctccctgggtGGTGAGATCCACCACTGGATCCATATTCCAGTGGTGACGGATTCCAAACAGACACAACTCTGTGGTGAAGAGGTTTCCTTTGAGTTTTCTGCAGAGTGAAGAAGTCGaggagaaggaaatcagaagTGGGGTGTGGCAATGTCAGAGTTGAAACATtttgaagctgattgacagagaaaatctTTTGTTTGTCTGACTGATAACACGAACAATACCTGTGTTGAAGTGCTCCACTGTTTGAGGAACTGTGTGTGTTCGGAAATGCTTTATCTATTAagggagttgttcctgcttgtttatcttgtaatattatatctggatcgttgttatggattgtcctatctgaaataatgtattgattaatgTATAATTTTGTCACCATTTCATCTgctcagatcgttgggatgtctcccatggaggatCATACTCGTTCAACTGATTAATATTTCCTTCCATAGTGATGATTAATTTTTCTGATTTGGCCTGTCATTTAAGATTTCcggtctgtatttcttatcacaattgcatatacacacatggagtgctgaatccagttcatttttgatgaaaacATATATAcctagaagttttatctgactgttctgtgatatttttttatttcatgtgtgttatttcccttcctccatctgtccaaggtagtgttaatctaagtgggttTGAGTGTAAATAGTCTTTTCTAAAGCTTTCTTAAGTTATTGTTTATCTTTCTAAATTATACTAATTGAAATGGGACCAAGATATTTTTATAAAAAAAGAAGTCAATGTCAGTATTGATGAAAGTGTGTATTGCCTGTGTTGTATTTGTTAGTTATTGAGCTCTatttggtagttttttttttaaagtcttgaactgaattttgtcaaaggttttccctattttgcagtactttctatttttgttgcttgttgatattccagatatgTGGGTATCAAGTGTCCcggtgaaggatcttggcccgaaatgtttattcccatccatagatgctgcctgacatgctgagcttctccagcactttgtgtgtagttctctagatttcttgcaactgcaggtcctcttgtttcccagatacttatatgtttcTTGAAAGAAGAAGCCAAGAACAAGCTGGTAGTGGGGttgagtggctctgttggtaaaatattaaatgaaatcattagaaagaagtggcGTAGGGTAGGAAGGTGTAAAatctgtgggtagaattaaggaacagcaaatgtaaaaaagaatccctgatgagaattgcacagagacccccaaacagtagtaagtatgtggtcctcaaattacaatgggagatagaaaatgcgtgccaagagggcaatgttacagtagtcatgggggattgtcatgcaggtaattaggaaaattaggatggtgttggtctcaagaggaggaattcctggaatgcctacaagatgcttttttagagcagctcgtgattgAGTTCACTTGGGGGTCAGCtaatctggattgggtgttgtaataaaccagaattaattaggtcacttaAGTCCAAAGAACCTTTAGGGGTAAGTGATCTTAATCTGATCTAATTCACCctgacattagagaaggagaagctaaagtcaggtggaataaagagaattagaggGGCACGAgaaaaaaattgttcaaaattgATCTAAAAAAAACATGGGCCGGGACGAAAACAGATCAGCAATGTCTGGAatttttggaaggcacaggatatatactgtggcatgcaaaagtttgggcacccctgttcaaaatttcttttactgtgattagataagtgagtaaaagatgacttgattataaaaggcataaagttaaagatgacactttttaaatatattttaagcaagattacatttttatttccatcttttacaatttcaaaataacaagggcccgaagcaaaggtttgggcaccctgcatggtcgttACTGAGTaaaaccccctttggcaagtatcacagcttgtaaacactttttgTAGCCAACCAAcagtctttcagttcttgtttgagTAAATTTCTGGGTTCACTCATAAGTAGCAAACTACTGACTGTGGAAATTACAAATGAGAATATTATTCAGGTCACAGAGCAGCagtactgaaacaggcccttctagtccatgctgacctgttTTTGTTGTTACTGCCTGGTTCCAGCTACCTGCACCACAGCCTCCATGCACctcccatccacgtcctcacccaaATTCCTTTTCAGTGTCTAAATCGAACCCatatcctccacttccactggcagctcattccacactctcaccaaactccaagtgaagaattccccttcagattccccgAAAATAATTTACTTTCACCCTGAACGTATGTCCAATgtcagggtgagagggaggacgGGGCACAGAGGGAAGACAGTAAGGGAAGGTGGTGGTCGAGTGCAGAGAGGGAAACAGACTGGAGAGTTTATACTTAATATCTTTCAGAAAAAGTAATTGTTTGAACTTACTGCAAACCTGCTATCCATACCCTGTACGTTATTGATCTAGATGACAAGTAGCAGTGTTtgacgttcaaagtaaatattgttatcagagcacacatatgtcaccacatacaaccctgagattgtttttcctacaggaacacttagcaaatctatacaaTAGTAAAAGGATCAATGGAAGTTCAACTAGAGCATAGAAttcaacaaaccgtgcaaatgcaaatatattcaAATATCAATGAATAATGAGAGCAATGTGGGTTAACCCTGGGGAACCTCACTGGGCTCGggcctcgagtccaataaacagcctcccaccatcactctctgcttcctaccatcaaaacaactgtgcatccagtgagCCAGCTTTCCCTGGATCCCGTGTGATCTGACTTTCCACAGCAACTTACCATGCTGAACCGTATCAAAGGCCTCCCTGATGCCCATATCAGCCacgatcctgggacagaggtgtcaccgatcagagggcacagatttaagcagaggatgaagaggtttagagggatctgagggggagatttctcactcagagggtagctgaaatctggaactcacaCCCCTCAGGTTTCCTTAAAATATATCACCTCACATCGTTAACATATAACCTGTCGCGGATCAGAACAAAGACTGCGTGGAGAGGGAAggcgggtggggaagggggatgatgcGGGAGGGTGGCACAGCTGTAAGGGGTAAGGGGAGAGCAACTGCAAAATGGAGACAAGGAGTGTCTAGACTTACTATCTGAATACAAGTAATTGTTTGAACTTACTTGCTGAAAAATGCTAATTATACCCTGTACATTCTCAACgaaattattgacatagatgacaagcaGCAATGTGTAaccctggggaacaccactagacacgggcctcgagtccaataaacagcctcccaccatcactctctgcttcctaccatcaagacaactgtgcatccagtgagccagctctccctggatcccatgtgatctGACTTTCCACAGCAACTTACCATGCTGAACCTATTCAAAGACCTCACTGATGCCCATATCAGCCACGATCCTGGGACAGTAGGGTTACAAgtcagagggcatagatttaaacaCTGGATGAATAAATTTCGAGGGATCTGAGGAggagatttttcactcagagggtggctgaaatctggaactcactgcccgaggtggtggtggaggcaggtcccttcacaacatttacgaagaggatgagcattgaaactgccgagatacagtcggctgtgaaccaagtgctgataaatgggacaagtgtagacagtgagtggatggtcagaacaggtatggccggccaaaggcctgtttccgtgctgtgtgatccaccactccggacatggtaaattaacgatggtggcaccgcaaggcattgatttcaaaactccacacccctctctaaCCTGAAGTAAACCAAACTGCACCCCTTTCTCACCTCTGtgaatatctgtttctgtcaaggtAGCATAGAGATTGGTCACTTCTGCTAAACCactggcaattgatgaagttccCGTGTCGTCTTCCATTAATGCAGCTGCCTTACATCTCTGTcactctattccagctgctaccatccgggaagcagtaccacagcataaaaaccaggaccaacaggctctgggacagcttctttcaccaggccatcagactgatgaacgtactctatattacactgttttaattattataaactattataaattacaatgatagcacgttgcacatttagatggagataatgtaaagatttttactcctcattaatgtatgaaataaagtcaattcaactcaCTTCCTGATTCCGTGCCTGACCTGCTCGCCTCTGGGTATCCTCCGTCAACAAGCTTCTTCCTCAGTCACCATCTGTGAGGttacacaaacaaaaaaaaaacataaaatgatCTATTAGACTGCTCCTGTATCCCTTTACCCCTGAACATGTTCTCCTGTTAAAactctctcctcagccccttcccgATTCCCTTTCACTTTCAGAATCCCGATATGCCAGCATATCCGAATTCACTGTAAGGACATTTATACGTCACAGGAGGATGTAGAAACCCGTATCCTCTGATGCACTGGTCACTGACACACCCTCCCCCTTCCCAATCTGCACTCGCAGCCCATGATGGAGACAGCTGTCCTAGACTCTGAGACTCTGTAACACACAATCTTGTAACTCATAATCTTGTGAACAGCAATCTTAGACAGTCATTAATATGAAGAGTGAATTGTTGTTTCCTGAAAGGACACGCGAGCTAAGCTGTCTGATCCAGTTCACCAGATCGTCCCTTGTTTACAACTTAATTTGTCTCGGGACCATCCTCCCCGTATCACGGAATGTGCAATCATCCCACTTtcacccaaaagaacccaaccCGCCTACAaacccacacccacactccactcataacctctacccacacacacagacagagcccATTCTCCCCAAACACCTTGGAGAACCACAAGAAATTGACCCTACAGCCCTGGCTCGGTCGCAAAGTTAAAACCGGGGCTGAGGAGAGCCTGGAGCTCACAGCCACCCGGTAGAGCTCGGGCCAGGccctttctcactgctaccggcccccgatttacacaaacccgacATCAGCCTCTGTCTACCGCCGCTCGGACTGTCACAGACCCAGTGTTGCGACGCTTAGTGTCGGCAGCGCGCCTGCGCGTCTCCCTATGGTCCAGACTCTGGCCGAGGGTTCCCACAGCGCCACCACTGGCCAGAGCCGGAGGGACAGCGCAGAGAGCTCGGCCGTTCGGCTCTTTCGCTGGGACACGCCGAACTCCCCATCAACTCCATCCAGCTGGAATGTAATAACCATCAAATATAATTCCTGTCAGCGATTAGCTGTCTGAGTGATTCGATGACTtttagaggaaggggtatctatggtccacattgTCAAGGTGTTAGTTTACCAGCATACAAAGAcgctgccggaggaactcagtgggtcgggcagcatctgtggagggaaatgggccgtcaacatttcgggccgagaccctccctctggattgtgagtggacgggaaatagtcagagaaaagaggagaggggtggggatggggcaagagctggggagtgagaggtggatccaggtgagggggaggtgggaaggtggaaatagtgacaggggtgggaggtgagtggttggagCAACACGGGatacagaagatggaaattaattccataggggatgaacaaagaggttagagagtatttgttatagagagtgcaataaaggttcaccagactgatccctgggatGGTGGGGTCAtcttatgaagaaagatcaaatgtgataaccctttcatttagagaatcgaggactgaaaGGTGAACGCAttaaaatgcacaacatcattcccggttgaaccagggatcccagtctctgaaaaaggtcGTGGACTGTCCGAGTctgaaatgtctccactccgagggcGGTGAATGTTTGTAAATCCCCAcaacagagggcggtgaagactcagtgatcgtcctcacataaaacagagaaCAACAGATGTGTGGAGACCAAAGGgaatcgaggaaatgaggatccgGCAGAAATATGTGGTTGAGAAGGGAGAACAGCCACtatcttgttgatggttagaggggcttaatggccttctgctgctgtttctcacttaatgtttcagtgttcctgatcGGTGATGCCGGAGGAATAtaaatagaaattagtgtttatagaCATagtctgatttaaatgaaacttgCACATTTCTGGTTTGGGTCTGAATTGTGTTTCGGACCGCGATGTGAGTCGAAACTCTTAACTTTGAGAGCTCTGTGACCTGGGGCTAGAGGGAACGGGACCGGGGAAGATATGGTGGGAAAAATTAAATACGTATCTGGTTTAAGTttggaaataataaaataatatggGAAATGCGACGGTGGGCAGGGCAGTGTGTGAAGGGAGGGTTGCCGTCACCGGATCACGTGGGAGGCCCACCACtcgtcacgtgatcccgttttacCGCAGATCGGAAGCATCTGCGGATTTTTCTGAGGCCCCGCCCACCGCTCGATGACGCAATTAACACATTGCGCATGCTCACATTCCCGGGCTAGTCCGtgctgtttttttctttctttgtgaaAGCGGGTCGGCGGTGAGATCGGGATGCGGAGGGGGTTCTCGCCGTCTTGGACGGGGTGCCGAAGACACTGCGGGGCAACACCAAAAATGTTCTTTCGGTGAGTATTGAAGCCGGTCCCGATCGGGGAGTTCTGACGTTGGGTAGTGAGTTAACTTTCCCGAACtcgaaacaagagaaaatctgcagttgctggaaatgcgaggatcgcgcacaaaatgctggaggaactcagcaggccgggcagcatctcggagaagagtacagtcgacgttaccggccgaaacccttcggcaggactggagaatgaaaggtgggggaggagaagggagagagaaacacaaggtgatcggtgaaacctgaagggggaggggatgaactttcccgaactggcggcctcgcctcgcttccttcacagaatctgccggggtcagtccgggttgtgagaccttcaaaacgaaccgtctgagatgagccgccgctcagcccctgttgTTCTGGTCCTATTAGCAGGATGACGTAAAACATATTTCcatattgttactgacagagaattgtacaatttgtgttccgtgtgttaactgaatgtacttgcctgtgatgctgccgcagtgtttctctgttcctgtaccttcccgtacttgtgcacttggcaataaattcaacaggtccTGCGAAAATTcggtgagatttgattagtgataaTCAACTTTGCAGCTCGGTCGGTGGAATGTAGAGGCATGTTAATGTagacactgttaaatgcaaaaccctgaacagtgttaatgatcagaggaatcttggagtccgagatcatcgctccctgaaagaaaccgcacagattgatcgggtggttaagaaggcaaatggtgtggttgtagcggtgtgctacaggcagcgctaaaataacgacacgggagttggtaaactgcagtcaaagataactttattcgaactcaACAGCCTTGcattaaagcctccctcaacccgccccccgtgggcgcggatgctccaaaagacacgtactcacaaacccccgtaggctatctcccttagccggaacgctggctaattgtgagccggttcgggtgtgccaggaaatgggtcgccacatggtTGTATTtatcattgagttcaaaagtcgggaagttctgttgcagctttataagattaattaggccacatctggagtgttttatACAGTTGTGGTGGCTATCATTCTCTGAAGGATATCGGGGCTTTGGagcgggtgcagaagaggtttaccaggacactgcctggaatagagggccTGAGCTACAACGGGAGGCTGGACAATCTTATGTTGTTTACGCTGGAGCCGTgccggctggggtgagactgaatagacgtttataagattaattaggccacatctggagtgttttatACAGTTGTGGTGGCTATCATTCTctgaaggatgtcggggctttggagagggtgcagaagaggtttaccaggacactgcctggaatagagggccTGAGCTACAAcgggagggttagggttaggccacatctggagtgttttatACAGTTGTGGTGGCTATCATTCTCTGAAGGATATCGGGGCTTTGGagcgggtgcagaagaggtttaccaggacactgcctggaatagagggccTGAACTACAAcgggagggttagggttaggccacatctggagtgttttatACAGTTGTGGTGGCTATCATTCTctgaaggatgtcggggctttggagcgggcgcagaagaggtttaccaggacactgcctggaatagagggccTGAACTATAAcgggagggttagggttaggccacatctggagtgttttatACAGTTGTGGTGGCTATCATTCTCTGAAGGATATCGGGGCTTTGGAgcgggcgcagaagaggtttaccaggacactgcctggaatagagggccTGAACTATAAcgggagggttagggttaggccacatctggagtgttttatACAGTTGTGGTCGCTATCATTCTCTGAAGGATATCGGGGCTTTGGagcgggtgcagaagaggtttaccaggacactgcctggaatagagggccTGAGCTACAACGGGAGGCCGGACAATCTTATGTTGTTTACTCTGGAGCCGTgccggctggggtgagactgaatagacgtttataagattaccaaAGGATTAgaaacagtgtctcagaaagtctctgactaaccacatgatcaatgcctctcataaacttatatacctctttcaggtcacctctcatcctctgtcactccaaggagaaaaggccgagttcactcaacctattctcataaggcatgctccccaatccaggcaacatacttttaactctcttctgcaccctttctaagatttccacattcttcctgtcgtgaggtgaccagaattgagcacagtggagtgtgaccaaggtcctatatagctgcaacaaaaactctcggctcctaaactcaacacACAATTAATAAAGGTCAATGCACTGTAGACCAAAGAGTCAATCTGCATATCAgacttgagtgtcctatggactcggatcccaagatccctctgatcctccacact
The DNA window shown above is from Hypanus sabinus isolate sHypSab1 unplaced genomic scaffold, sHypSab1.hap1 scaffold_715, whole genome shotgun sequence and carries:
- the LOC132389943 gene encoding zinc finger protein 229-like; this encodes MAHQRVHTREWPFTCSDSGKGFTRSSEVMAHQRVHTGERPFICSECGKGFILPSKLKIHQRVHTGERPFTCSDCGKGFTQSSYLLVHQSVHTGERAFTCSECGKGFTQSSTLMAHQRVHSGERLFTCSDCGRGFTRSYKLKVHQRVHTGERPFTCSDCGKGFTQSSVLKLHQRVHTGERPFTCSDCGKGFTCSSQLKVHQRVHTGERPFTCSVCGKGFTLSPHLLRHQLVHTGEWPFTCSVCGKGFTESSVLQRHQSVHTGKWQFTCSDCGKGFNRSSHLLLHQSAHTGKGPFTCSVCGKGFISSSQLKIHQRFHTGERPFSCTDCGKGFTMSSHLKVHQRVHTGERPFTCSDCGKGFTSSSQLKVHQRVHTGERPFTCSDCGKGFTRTYQLQRHQRVHTG